In the Symmachiella macrocystis genome, CGGCCCGCTATGTCACGCTCACCAACACCGCGCCGTCTTCAATTTTGACCTCGTAGGTCGGCACAGCTTCAAAGGCGGGCATGGAAAGTGCTGCGCCGGATGTGACATCGAAACGGGCGCCGTGTCGCGGACAGGTGATTTCGTTGCCTTCCAGCGGACCATCGGTCAGCGGCTGCCCATCGTGCGTGCAGACATCTTCGATGCAGTAATAGTTATCGCCGACGCGCAACACCAACACGGGGACGTCATCCACAATCGCCGCGATCCGCTCACCGGGAGCAATGTCGTCTACGGACGCCACACGCTGAAATTCCGACATACTGTTTTTTCCATTCGCACGAAATCGCGCTGAATAATCGCGCCTGATGAATATGTTCCACGACCCGCCGTCGCACACCGACAGTTTGCCTATATAGCAGTGAGCTCTTTTAGAGTCGTCCGATGCCCAGTTTTTTCTCTACGGCTTGGCTGAGCGTTTCGCGGACCATTTCCATCGGAATGCGGTCGTAGACGCCGTGGAAAAAGCCCTCGACAATCATATGCATCGCTTCGTGCTGGGTCATGCCGCGGCACATGCTGTAAAAAATTTGCTCTTCATCGACTCGACCAGCGGTGGCGCCATGCGTGCAACGCACGTCGTCCGCTTCTATTTCCAGGCCCGGAATCGCATCCGCGCGGCAGGTCGGCGTGAGCACCAAGCTATCGTTGCGCTGATAACCGTCGGTTTGTTGCGCTTCTTTTTCAACGCGAATCATACCCCGCCAAATCACCCTCGAACGATCGCGCAGCACATCTTTATACAGCAAGTCGCTGTGAGTGTGCGGCGCTTCGTGGGCCTGTTTGGTGTAGTAGGACAGTACCTGCCGATTGGTGGCAAAGGTCACGCCGTTGACTTCCGCACTGGCGCCGGTGCCTTTGAGGATCACGTCTTGGTGCACGTGAGCCAACTTCGATCCCAACGCCGCTACGGTCCATTGCAACGAACCGCTTTGTTCGACAAGTCCCCCTTGATGGGCGAAATGCCATGTCTTTTGATTCCAGTTTTGCAATTGCACGTACCGCAAGTTGGCACGGGCACCGACGATCAATTCCACGGCACCGATGTGCAATCCCGGAGCGTCGGTCGTCGCCGAAGCGGTCTCTTCCAACAGCGTGGCTGAGGCCCCTTCTTCGAGGATGATCAACGTGTGACTCAACTCAGCAGCACCGGCGGCCGACAAGCCGATCAAACTGTGCAGCGGTTCTTCTAAATTCACGTTGCGGGGGACGTATAAGACTGTTCCGCCCGTCCAAAATGCCGCGTGCAATGCGGAGAAGCGATCCGTTTCGGGATGTACCGCACGGGTCATCAGGTGTGGTTCGAGGATGTCGCGGTGTTCGTGTACCAAATCGGCAAGGCTACCGAAGATCACGCCCCGCTCGGCCAACGATGCATCGACGCGTTGGGCGGTCGTATTGCCGTCGACATGCGCGACGGCACCGGCATAGGTCGCTCGGTCGTGCATCAGCGTTTCAAGCTCAGCGGCTGTGTCGGCCGTGGGATGGACCGTGAATGCCGACGGATCAAATCCGCGAATGTCGACCCGTTTCCACTCTTCGGGATCGAGTTCCTCTTGCGACTTTTTGCTATACAGCTCAAATGCCCGGCGCCGCAATTCGGTGACCCAATCGGGTTCGTCGCGTGCATCTAAAAAACGGGCAAAGGCCGCTTCATCAAATCCGCCGTCGGTCTTCGCGGGAGATGTCATCGTGTCCACTGGTGAGTTCATGTCTCGTGTGCGCAATATGTGTGTGTTGTACGGGGATGTTTTCTATGAGCGCCGGTATGCCGTGCACTAACCCCCCGGCAAAGCCGGGGGCTGAAACGGTTGGTGCGTGTCAAATGGAATCCATCAGCCCCCGGATTTGCCGGGGGGTAACGGCAACATGGGTTGACCATCGACCCATAATTAGCCGACGGAGCCTTCCATCTGCAGTTCAATCAACCGGTTCATCTCCACGGCATATTCCATGGGCAACTCTTTAACGAGCGGCTCGATAAATCCGGTTACGATCATCGATGACGCCTCCGCCTCGGAAAGGCCGCGGCTCATCAGATAAAACAGTTGTTCGTCACTGATCTTCGACACACTCGCTTCGTGCTCGATCGTGACGTCGTCATCGTCGATTTCGATGTAGGGGTATGTATCGCTGCGGCTGATGTCGTCGAGAATCAACGCATCACAAATCACATTCGATTTTGAACCGTGTGCTCCCTTGGCCACCTTGGCCAAGCCACGATAACTCGAACGGCCGCCTCCTTTGGAGATACTCTTAGAAATAATCCGGCTGTACGTGTCCGGGGCACAGTGCACCATCTTCGCACCGGCGTCTTGGTGTTGGCCATCGTTGGCAAAGGCAATCGACAAGGTCTCGCCGCGGGCACCCGGTTCCATCAGGAAAATGGCCGGGTACTTCATCGTCAACCGCGAACCCAGGTTGCCATCGACCCACTCCATCAGCGAATCGCCATAAGCCATCGCTCGTTTGGTGACGAGGTTATAGACATTGTTCGACCAGTTTTGGATCGTCGTGTAGCGGAACCGGCCTCCTTTTTTGACGATGACTTCCACCACCGCCGAGTGTAGGCTTTCGCTGCTGTAGGTCGGAGCGGTACAGCCTTCGACATAATGCGCCGAGGCGCCTTCGTCGACAATGATCAACGTCCGCTCGAACTGGCCCATATTTTCCGAGTTGATGCGAAAATAGGCCTGCAACGGAAATTCGATGTGCACACCCGGCGGAACGTAGATAAACGATCCCCCCGACCAGACGGCCGAGTTCAGAGCGGCAAATTTATTGTCGTTGGGCGGAATGACCGTGCCGAAGTATTCGCGGAACAATTCCGGATGATCTCGCAAAGCAGAATCGGTATCGGTGAAGATCACCCCCTGCTTTTCCAGGTCTTCCTGCAGGCTGCCGTAGACGACTTCGGACTCGTATTGCGCTTTCACGCCGGCGAGATACTTCTTTTCTGCTTCCGGAATTCCCAGGCGATCGTAGGTCTTACGAATGTCATCGGGAACATCATCCCAACTGCCTTCGGGACGGTCCG is a window encoding:
- the sufB gene encoding Fe-S cluster assembly protein SufB — encoded protein: MTTELDTQSTAKPDIGEYQYGFHDSEEAYVFKSRKGLDTEIVRQISEMKKEPEWMLNFRLQALETFFNKPQPEWGGDLSQLDYQDIYYYVRASDRPEGSWDDVPDDIRKTYDRLGIPEAEKKYLAGVKAQYESEVVYGSLQEDLEKQGVIFTDTDSALRDHPELFREYFGTVIPPNDNKFAALNSAVWSGGSFIYVPPGVHIEFPLQAYFRINSENMGQFERTLIIVDEGASAHYVEGCTAPTYSSESLHSAVVEVIVKKGGRFRYTTIQNWSNNVYNLVTKRAMAYGDSLMEWVDGNLGSRLTMKYPAIFLMEPGARGETLSIAFANDGQHQDAGAKMVHCAPDTYSRIISKSISKGGGRSSYRGLAKVAKGAHGSKSNVICDALILDDISRSDTYPYIEIDDDDVTIEHEASVSKISDEQLFYLMSRGLSEAEASSMIVTGFIEPLVKELPMEYAVEMNRLIELQMEGSVG
- the sufD gene encoding Fe-S cluster assembly protein SufD, which codes for MNSPVDTMTSPAKTDGGFDEAAFARFLDARDEPDWVTELRRRAFELYSKKSQEELDPEEWKRVDIRGFDPSAFTVHPTADTAAELETLMHDRATYAGAVAHVDGNTTAQRVDASLAERGVIFGSLADLVHEHRDILEPHLMTRAVHPETDRFSALHAAFWTGGTVLYVPRNVNLEEPLHSLIGLSAAGAAELSHTLIILEEGASATLLEETASATTDAPGLHIGAVELIVGARANLRYVQLQNWNQKTWHFAHQGGLVEQSGSLQWTVAALGSKLAHVHQDVILKGTGASAEVNGVTFATNRQVLSYYTKQAHEAPHTHSDLLYKDVLRDRSRVIWRGMIRVEKEAQQTDGYQRNDSLVLTPTCRADAIPGLEIEADDVRCTHGATAGRVDEEQIFYSMCRGMTQHEAMHMIVEGFFHGVYDRIPMEMVRETLSQAVEKKLGIGRL
- a CDS encoding non-heme iron oxygenase ferredoxin subunit; translation: MSEFQRVASVDDIAPGERIAAIVDDVPVLVLRVGDNYYCIEDVCTHDGQPLTDGPLEGNEITCPRHGARFDVTSGAALSMPAFEAVPTYEVKIEDGAVLVSVT